The sequence CTGGGCATCAACAGCGTCAAGGTCACCAGCGGCGGCCAGTCGCGGCTGGTGGAGCGTCTCGGCAAGTACGACCGCCAGCTGCAGCCGGGCCTCTCCTTCGTGCTGCCCGTGGTGGAGAAGGTGGTGAGCCACGAGTCGCTCAAGGAGCGGGTGCTCGACATCCCGCCCCAGCAGTGCATCACCCGCGACAACGTGTCGATCGAGGTGGATGCGGTGGTGTACTGGCAGCTGCTGGAGCACTCCCGCGCCTATTACGGCGTCGACAACCTGCAGGCCGCCATGGTGAACCTGGTGCTCACCCAGATCCGGGCGGAGATGGGCAAGCTCGACCTCGATCAGACCTTCACCACCCGCCAGGAGGTGAATGAGGCCCTGCTGCGCGAGCTGGATCTGGCCACCGACCCCTGGGGCGTGAAGGTGACCCGGGTGGAACTGCGCGACATCCATCCCTCCGCCGGGGTGCAGCAGGCGATGGAGCAGCAGATGACGGCCGAGCGCGAGAAGCGGGCCGCGATCCTGCGCTCCGAGGGGGTGCGCGACAGTGAACTCAACGCCGCCCGGGGCCGGGCCCAGGCGCTGCTGCTGCAGGCCGAGGCGGAGGCCAAGCAGCAGAGCCTGCAGGCCGAGGCCCGCGCCGCTGCCGCCACCTGCCTGGCCAGGGCGATCGCCGCCGACCCCGCCGCCGCCGAGGCCCTGCGGCTGCTCCTGGCCCGCGACTGGATGGAGATGGGCGAACAGCTCGCCCATGCCAAGGGGGGCACTGTGCTGATGGTGGATCCCCAGAGCCCGGCCTCGCTGCTCACAGCCCTCAGGGGCCTGCAGGAGAAGGGCTGAGCTCAGCCGCCGCCGGAGTCGCCGCTGGCCTGCTGCCAGCGGCTGTAGAGGTCTGGCCGGCGCTCGCGCGTGCGCTGCTGTTGCTGCTGCTGGCGCCAGCGGGCGATGGCGCCGTGGTCGCCGCTGCGCAGCACCTCCGGCACGGTCATGTCCCGGAAGCTGGCCGGGCGGGTGTAGTGGGGATGCTCCAGCAGCAGGGCACTGTGGCTCTCGTCGTCGAGGCAGGCTGCCGTGCCCACCGTTCCCGGCAACAGGCGCACCACGCCGTTGATCACCACCGCCGCCGGCAGTTCGCCGCCGGTGAGCACGAAGTCGCCGAGCGACACCTCCTCGTGGGCGAGGCTGCGGATGCGCTCATCGAAGCCCTCGTAGTGGCCGCAGAGCAGCACCAGCTGGTCGTGCTCCGCGGCCCAGCGGCGCAGGTCGCCCTGACCCAGCGGCACCCCCTGGGGGCTCATCAGCAGCACCCGACGCCGCGGCAGCACCGGGATCGCCTCCACGGCGGCGAACACCGGCTCGGGCTTGAGCACCATGCCGGCGCCACCGCCGTAGGGCACGTCGTCCACCTTGCGGTAGCGATCACTGGCGTGGTCGCGGGGGTTGTGCACGTGCAGCTCAGCGATGCCGGCGGCAAAGGCGCGGCCGATCACGCCCAGACTGAGCAGCGGCGTGAAGGCCTCCGGTGCGAGGCTGACCACATCGAGGCGCATGGCCGTCAGCCGCCGCTGGCCGGCTGGCTCACCCGGCGGATCTCGGTGCTGAAGCTGGCCTGGCCTGGGGTGCCGTCGCTCTGGCGCTCCACCGTGCTGCGCAGGCGCAGGTTGGGCTTGGTGAACCAGATCCGCTCGCGCACCTCGCGATCGCCCTGGCTGAGCCACAACTCCAGGCTGCCATCGGGCCACAGCTGCCAGTGGCCCTGCAGGCCGCCGGAAGGGCCCGCTGCACTGGAGCCCTCTCCAGAGGCGCTGCTGCTGAAGAGGCCGTCGGCGCTGAACAGCAACTCCCTGGGTGGTGTATTCCTGGGCCCCACCCGCAGGCCACCGGGGCCGTCGTCGGTGGGCTCCAGGAAGGTCACCAGCAGTTCGCCGCGCTCGCTGCTGTGCCATTCATCGCCGTTGGCTCCCTCCTCCTCGACCACCTCGCCGAGGGCAAACTGGCTGCGCAGGCCCATCCACTCACCGGCGCAGAAGCGCAGGAAGGCTCCGATCTCCTGAGGCGGAAAAGCTGGGGTGTCGCTCATGGCCCCATCCTCTCAGTCGCCTGCCCCTGCGTGGCCCTCAGTCGCCCCGGTAGCCCAGCTCCGCCAGGCGGGCGGCGTTGCGTCGCCAGCCCGGCACCACCTTCACGAACAGCTCCAGGTACACGGGGCCGGAGAACACCTTCTCCATCTGCAGCCGGGCCCCCTGGCCGATGGTCTTGAGCATGCGGCCCCCCTTGCCGATCAGGATGCCCTTCTGGCTGGAGCGCTCCACCAGCACCGTGGCCAGCACGGCGGTGCGGGGACCGTCGTCCACCACCCGATCGATGCTCACCGCGACCGAATGGGGCACCTCCTCGCGGGTGTGGGTGAGCACCTGCTCGCGAATCAGCTCGGCCATCAGCAGCTGCTCGGGCTGGTCGCTGACCGCATCGGCCGGGTAGAGCTGGGGCCCGGGGGGCAGGTCCTGGCTGAGGGCATCCACCAGCTCCGTGGTGCCCTCGCCGCTGAGGGCGCTCACCGGGTGCAGGGGCCAGCCAAGCGCCTGGCTGCCTCCGGGGCTGGCGAAATCCCCCCGACCGGCCAGCAGGTCGCGGTAGCTGCCCGCCAGGGCCGCGGCCTGCTCGGGCGGCACCAGATCGTGCTTGTTCAGGGCCAGGTGCACCGGGGCGCGGCAATGGCGCAGCAGTTCCACGATGAAGCCATCGCCGCGGCCGGCCGGCTGGCTGCCATCAACCAGCAGCAGCACCACATCCACCTCGCCGATGGCACTGCGGGCCGTCTTCACCAGGCGCTCGCCCAGCAGGTGGTGGGGCTTGTGGATGCCGGGGGTGTCGAGCAGCACCAGCTGGGCCGCCGCGGTGGTGAGGATCGCCCGCAGCCGGTTGCGGGTGGTCTGGGCCACCGGCGAGGTGATCGCCACCTTTTCCCCAACCAGTTGGTTGAGCAGGGTGGACTTTCCCACGTTGGGCCGCCCCACCAGGGCCACGAAACCGGAGCGAAACGGGCCCTCCGCGGGGGAGGGCTGCAGCATCCGGGCCGATTCGGCTGGATCTGGAATCGGCAGCAGCACGCCTTCGGTCGCCTGTGCTTCAGCAGTCGCGTTCAGCGTCGCGTCAGTTGTGGCATGGCTGGACTCGCTGGTGGACACGGTGGCTGGCAGGGCCTTCCCAGTCTGGGCATGGCCAGCGGCAGCGGCGCCCGGATTCCATAACCTCAGAGATCGCTGGACCCCTCCCATCGCGATCGCCATGACCACCACACCCCTTGAACCGACTTTCCAGCAGGCCATGGAGATCACGGCGCAGTGGCTGGCGCTCTGGGAGAACGGCGAGCTCAGTGATGAGGTGCTCGCCGATCGACTCGGGGAGCTGGTGGCGAGCCGGGATGGGGCCCGCGGTTTCTTCGTGGTGAGCCTGGTGGGCGACTGTCCGCTGATGGACCGGCTTCCCGAGCCGCTGGTGCTGCAGCTGAGGACTGCGGGGGTGGGAGTGGTGGATCTCACCGCCCGCAATCTGGCCATGAGCACCGCCATGGCCCTGCACCACGGCCGCGCCGACGATGCTGAACAGCAGCAGGCCTCGCTGCGGGTGGCCAGCCGCTGCACCGAGCTGCTGCGCCTGCTGGAGCCCCTCGGTGTCAAGGAGCGGCTGGAAACGCTGCTGGCGGCCGCCGCCGCTGCTGAGGGTGAGGATGTGGCCTTTCTCGATCGCTGGGGTTACGACGCCGAGCAACGCCAGGCCATCGCCGCAGCCGTGGAGGCCGTGGCGGAGGGGTGAGCGGCGGAGGGCAAGGCCAGTGTCCGGTGTTGCCCTCTGCAGTTCCCAGAAAAAAGCGCCCCTGGGGGGCGCAAGCGGCTTGAAAAGCCTGGGATGACATCAGTGGAGCGATGGCATCAGTGGAGCACGGAAGTGGAGCACTGATGTCACTCCCCAAGGGATGGTCAGTCGCGGCGGCCACCGCCCTGCAGGGCGATGATCAGCCGCAGCAGGAAGATGAAGAGGTTGATGTAGGTGAGGTACATCCCCAGGGCGCCGGCCAGGTACTGGTCGTCGTTGTAGGTGCGGGGCATCGTGTAGAAGTCCACGAAGGCTGCGCCGATGAACAGCACGGTGCCGAAGCCGGCGATCAGCAACTCAAAGCCGTTGCCCCCGAACATGCCTGGCACGAACAGGCTGCCGACGATCTGCACCACCATGGCGATCAGCAGGCCGATGATGCCCAGGCCCACCACGGCGCTGAGGGCCTGGCCGACGCTGTCGCTCATGCGGCGGCCCGCGAAGGAGGCCACCACGAAGGTGATGCCCGTGGCCAGGGTGGCCGTGCCGATGGCCCCCACACCGGCCACCGAGAGGGCATAGGCCACGATGCCGCTGAGGGTGAAGCCGGTGATCAGGCTGTAGGCCGCCAGCAGCGGCAGGGCCGTGGCGTTGTTGCCCTTGGTGGCCACGTTCTGGGCCACGAAGAAGAGGATGAAGTTGCCGATCAGGGCCACCCAGAAGAGCGGCATGAACAGGGCCTGATTGGCGGCCATCAGGGCCAGGCCGCCGATCACCCCACCGGCGGTGAGGACCATGCCACCGCCCACGTAGGGAAGGGCCTTGTTGACCACATTGGGGCCCACCAGGGCGCTCGATTGAGCCTCGCGGATGGCCTCCTGGAAATTGCTGCTGGCCGGCATGGCGCACCGGGAAATCGAACTGGGCTCATCCTGGCAGTGCCGGCGCCTCGGTGCCCGTCCCCGTTGGGCTCCGAGAGGTGTGGATCTCCCTATGACGACCGCCTGGGAGGGGCTGGGCTCTGGCGGCGGGCATCGCACTGGGCGTAGGCGGTGACCAGGCGCTGCACCAGCGGGTGGCGCACCACGTCGGCGGCCCCGAGCCGACAGACGGCGATGCCCTCGACCCCCTCCAGCACCTCCGCCGCCTCCTTGAGGCCGCTGGTGACCCCGGGCGGCAGATCCAGCTGGGTGGGATCGCCCGTGACCACCATGCGCGAGTTCTCGCCCAGCCGGGTGAGCACCATGCGCATCTGGGCGGCGGTGGTGTTCTGGGCCTCATCGAGGATCACGAAGGCATCGGCCAGGGTGCGGCCGCGCATGTAGGCCAGCGGCGCCACCTCGATCACCCCCTTCTCCAGCAGCGCGCTGGTGCGCTCGGTGCCCAGCAGGGCATGCAGGGCGTCATAGAGGGGGCGCAGGTAGGGATCCACCTTCTGCTGCAGATCGCCTGGCAGAAAGCCCAGCCGCTCGCCGGCCTCCACGGCCGGCCGGGTGAGGATCAGCCGCTGCACCTTGCGGTCGTTGAGCATGCGCACGGCCAGCACCGTGGCCAGAAAGGTCTTGCCGGTGCCGGCGGGGCCCAGGGCCAGGGTGAGGTCGTGGCGCTCCATCGCCTCCACGTAGGCCTTCTGGCGCAGGGTGCGGGGGCGCAACAGCTGGCCGCTCTGGCTTCTGGCCAGCACCTGCTCGCCCAGGGAGCGGTGCGCGGCCCCCTGGTTGGTGTCGAGGGCCTGCAGGGCCGTCTGCAGATCCACCGGGGTGATGGCCTGGCCCTGCTGCCAGAGCGGGCGCAGCATGTCCACCAGGGTCTGGGCACGCTCGATCTGGCGGGGCCGGCCGCCGATCCACAGCTCAAGGCCATGCAGCACCAGCGAGGCCCCGGTGAGAGCCTCCAGGCGCCGCAGGGTGGCCTCCGCCTCACCGGCAAGAGCCAGGGCGGCGGTGGCATCAGGCAGGGCCACGGAGGCGCCGCTGCGGCCTCCTGGCTCAGCCGCCGGGCTGGAGCTCAAGCCTCGGCAGCAGGCTCGGCGGCGGCTGCCGCAGCGGTCTCTGCCTCAGCTGCGGCAGCGGCCTTGGCCTCAGCGGCCTCGCGGGCCTCCTTCTTGGCGGCGGCCTCCCTCGCGGCGGCCTGCTTGGCCTGGCCCACCACGACGGAGGAGCGCACGGTCTTGGTGACCAGACCGCCCCGCTCGAGCAGGCTCAGCACGGTGGCGGTGGGCTGGGCACCCTGGGCCAGGCGGGCGCGGATCGCCTCGGTGTCGAGGCGGGTCTCCTTGGTGCGGGGGTTGTAGAAGCCGAGCTCCTCGAGCGGTCGACCATCCCGGCGGGAGGTGCTGTTCGTCGCCACGAGGCGGAAGCTCGCTTCCCGCTTCTTGCCGAACCGCTTCAGGCGGAGCTTGATCATCGGGGCCTTGCCGCTAGGTGTCCAAACAAGCAATGTACCCCCTGGCCCGACCTCCCTAGAGCTGCCCGAACCCCTTGCGCTTCTTGGGGGGCTTGTGGGCCTTGCGGCTGCGGCCAGCGGCAGCAGGCGCCCCCATCCCAGGCATGCCGCCACCCATCCCCGGGAAGCCGCCCATGCCAGGCATGCCCCCCATGCCGGGCATGCCTGGCATGCCGCCGCCCCGGGTCATCTGCTGCATGAAGCCACGCATCTTCTGGAAGTCGGTCAGCACCTTGTCCACCTCGGCGGGGCTGTGGCCGCTGCCGGCGGCGATGCGCCGCCGGCGCGAGGGGGTGGAGGCGAGCAGATCGGGATTCTCCCGTTCGGTGGCCGTCATCGAGCTGATCATCGCCTCGATCTTGCCCAGCTGTTCTTCGCCCTGGCGCAGCATGCCGTCGTCGATCTTGTTCATCCCAGGAATCATTTTCATCAGCCCGCCCAAGGAGCCCATGCGCTTGATCAGGCGCATCTGCTGCACGAAATCGGAGAAGTCGAAGCTGGCTTCCTGCAGCTTCTGCTGCATGCGCGTCACATCGGCCAGCTCCACCTCCTTCTGGGCCTTCTCCACCAGGGTGAGCACATCCCCCATGCCGAGAATGCGGCTGGCCATCCGCTCGGGGTGGAAGGGCTGCAGGGCTTCCACCTTCTCGCCGGTGCCGATGAACTTGATCGGAGCGCCGCTCACCTTGCGGATCGAGAGGGCGGCACCGCCGCGGGAGTCGCCGTCCAGCTTGGTGAGCACCGCTCCGGTGATGCCCACCTGCTCGTGGAAGGCGCGGGTGAGCTCGGCGGCCTCCTGACCGATCATCGCGTCCACCACCAGCAGCACCTCATCGGGGCTGCAGGCCTCCCGGATCCGCACCATCTCCTCCATCATCGAGGCGTCGATCTGGAGGCGGCCGGCGGTGTCCACCAGCACCGTGTCGAAACCCTCGGCCCGCGCCTTGGCGATGCCCGCCGCCGCGATGGCCTCCGGTCTGGCCTCAGTGCCCAGGCTGAACACCTCCACGCCGATCTGGCCGCCGAGGGTGCGGAGCTGCTCAATGGCCGCCGGACGGTAGACATCGGCGCCCACCAGCAGCGCCTTGCGCCCCTGCTCCTTGAGGTGCAGGCCGAGCTTGGCGGTGGCGGTGGTCTTGCCGGCGCCCTGGAGGCCGGCCATCAGCACCACGGAGGGCGTCTCCGCCGTCCCTCCAGCGGCCAGGGGGGCGTTTTCGCCACCCATCACCTCCACCAGCTCCTCGTGCACCACCTGGATGAACTTCTGATCGGGGCTGATGCCCCGCACCACCTCGGCTCCGACGGCCTTGCGGCGCACCTCGTCGACGAAGTCCTTCACCACCGGCAGGCTCACATCGGCCTCCAGCAGGGCGCGCCGCACCTGTTTCAGCGCCCCTTCGACGTTGCCCTCGGTGATGGCCGCCTGGCCCCTCAGGTTCTTGACGGCGTCTTCAAACCGCTGGGAGAGCTCGTCGAACATCGCGGAGAGGCCTGGGGAGAGGTGGGCGCGGGGGCACCGCTGCCACCGATGGTAAAAACCGGCGTGGCAGGCTCTGGCCTCAGCGCAGGGGCGAGAAGCTCACCACCCGCCAGGTGTCGCCGTCGCGGCCGAACACATAGCGGTTGCGCAGATCGGCCTGGGCTGCCGGGCCGGCAGGCTCC is a genomic window of Cyanobium sp. NS01 containing:
- the era gene encoding GTPase Era, with the protein product MPIPDPAESARMLQPSPAEGPFRSGFVALVGRPNVGKSTLLNQLVGEKVAITSPVAQTTRNRLRAILTTAAAQLVLLDTPGIHKPHHLLGERLVKTARSAIGEVDVVLLLVDGSQPAGRGDGFIVELLRHCRAPVHLALNKHDLVPPEQAAALAGSYRDLLAGRGDFASPGGSQALGWPLHPVSALSGEGTTELVDALSQDLPPGPQLYPADAVSDQPEQLLMAELIREQVLTHTREEVPHSVAVSIDRVVDDGPRTAVLATVLVERSSQKGILIGKGGRMLKTIGQGARLQMEKVFSGPVYLELFVKVVPGWRRNAARLAELGYRGD
- a CDS encoding phycobiliprotein lyase; the protein is MSDTPAFPPQEIGAFLRFCAGEWMGLRSQFALGEVVEEEGANGDEWHSSERGELLVTFLEPTDDGPGGLRVGPRNTPPRELLFSADGLFSSSASGEGSSAAGPSGGLQGHWQLWPDGSLELWLSQGDREVRERIWFTKPNLRLRSTVERQSDGTPGQASFSTEIRRVSQPASGG
- a CDS encoding Bax inhibitor-1 family protein; this encodes MPASSNFQEAIREAQSSALVGPNVVNKALPYVGGGMVLTAGGVIGGLALMAANQALFMPLFWVALIGNFILFFVAQNVATKGNNATALPLLAAYSLITGFTLSGIVAYALSVAGVGAIGTATLATGITFVVASFAGRRMSDSVGQALSAVVGLGIIGLLIAMVVQIVGSLFVPGMFGGNGFELLIAGFGTVLFIGAAFVDFYTMPRTYNDDQYLAGALGMYLTYINLFIFLLRLIIALQGGGRRD
- the ffh gene encoding signal recognition particle protein; protein product: MFDELSQRFEDAVKNLRGQAAITEGNVEGALKQVRRALLEADVSLPVVKDFVDEVRRKAVGAEVVRGISPDQKFIQVVHEELVEVMGGENAPLAAGGTAETPSVVLMAGLQGAGKTTATAKLGLHLKEQGRKALLVGADVYRPAAIEQLRTLGGQIGVEVFSLGTEARPEAIAAAGIAKARAEGFDTVLVDTAGRLQIDASMMEEMVRIREACSPDEVLLVVDAMIGQEAAELTRAFHEQVGITGAVLTKLDGDSRGGAALSIRKVSGAPIKFIGTGEKVEALQPFHPERMASRILGMGDVLTLVEKAQKEVELADVTRMQQKLQEASFDFSDFVQQMRLIKRMGSLGGLMKMIPGMNKIDDGMLRQGEEQLGKIEAMISSMTATERENPDLLASTPSRRRRIAAGSGHSPAEVDKVLTDFQKMRGFMQQMTRGGGMPGMPGMGGMPGMGGFPGMGGGMPGMGAPAAAGRSRKAHKPPKKRKGFGQL
- the trmD gene encoding tRNA (guanosine(37)-N1)-methyltransferase TrmD; protein product: MRLDVVSLAPEAFTPLLSLGVIGRAFAAGIAELHVHNPRDHASDRYRKVDDVPYGGGAGMVLKPEPVFAAVEAIPVLPRRRVLLMSPQGVPLGQGDLRRWAAEHDQLVLLCGHYEGFDERIRSLAHEEVSLGDFVLTGGELPAAVVINGVVRLLPGTVGTAACLDDESHSALLLEHPHYTRPASFRDMTVPEVLRSGDHGAIARWRQQQQQQRTRERRPDLYSRWQQASGDSGGG
- a CDS encoding PhoH family protein → MSSSPAAEPGGRSGASVALPDATAALALAGEAEATLRRLEALTGASLVLHGLELWIGGRPRQIERAQTLVDMLRPLWQQGQAITPVDLQTALQALDTNQGAAHRSLGEQVLARSQSGQLLRPRTLRQKAYVEAMERHDLTLALGPAGTGKTFLATVLAVRMLNDRKVQRLILTRPAVEAGERLGFLPGDLQQKVDPYLRPLYDALHALLGTERTSALLEKGVIEVAPLAYMRGRTLADAFVILDEAQNTTAAQMRMVLTRLGENSRMVVTGDPTQLDLPPGVTSGLKEAAEVLEGVEGIAVCRLGAADVVRHPLVQRLVTAYAQCDARRQSPAPPRRSS
- a CDS encoding SPFH domain-containing protein gives rise to the protein MEALFSLPALVVMAFLGINSVKVTSGGQSRLVERLGKYDRQLQPGLSFVLPVVEKVVSHESLKERVLDIPPQQCITRDNVSIEVDAVVYWQLLEHSRAYYGVDNLQAAMVNLVLTQIRAEMGKLDLDQTFTTRQEVNEALLRELDLATDPWGVKVTRVELRDIHPSAGVQQAMEQQMTAEREKRAAILRSEGVRDSELNAARGRAQALLLQAEAEAKQQSLQAEARAAAATCLARAIAADPAAAEALRLLLARDWMEMGEQLAHAKGGTVLMVDPQSPASLLTALRGLQEKG
- the rpsP gene encoding 30S ribosomal protein S16, producing MIKLRLKRFGKKREASFRLVATNSTSRRDGRPLEELGFYNPRTKETRLDTEAIRARLAQGAQPTATVLSLLERGGLVTKTVRSSVVVGQAKQAAAREAAAKKEAREAAEAKAAAAAEAETAAAAAAEPAAEA